Proteins co-encoded in one Plasmodium sp. gorilla clade G2 genome assembly, chromosome: 9 genomic window:
- a CDS encoding RNA-binding protein, putative: MEQVNIDQMNSEKAKGDGSNFKVQVDDINNIDKEFSDLQKLKMMNEGAEMQMNQGGNVDSHEQEQEEINNRSIFVGNVDYSTQPEELQSLFSECGLINRVTILVNKNTGHSKGYAYIEFADASSVRTALSLSESFFKKRQIKVCSKRRNIPGFNRPKISPFRGRGMKSALGVRGRLRQPSFRPFYRGRGAYKKIVTNPYERA; the protein is encoded by the exons atggaacaAGTCAATATTGATCAAATGAACTCTGAAAAAGCGAAAGGTGATGGATCCAATTTTAAGGTCCAAGTTGATgacattaataatattgataaggAATTTAGTGATctacaaaaattaaaa atGATGAATGAAGGTGCAGAAATGCAAATGAATCAAGGAGGTAATGTTGATTCCCATGAACAGGaacaagaagaaataaataatagatCTATATTTGTTggaaat gtTGATTATTCAACACAACCAGAAGAACTCCAATCATTATTTTCAGAATGTGGCCTAATAAATAGAGTAACAATTttagtaaataaaaatacaggCCATTCAAAAgg ttATGCATACATTGAATTTGCTGATGCATCATCTGTTAGAACAGCTTTATCTTTATCagaatcattttttaaaaaaagacaaatcaag GTATGCAGCAAGAGAAGAAATATACCAGGATTTAACAGGCCTAAAATTAGTCCATTTAGAGGAAGAGGGATGAAGAGCGCATTAGGTGTTAGAGGAag ACTTAGACAACCAAGCTTCAGACCATTTTATAGAGGAAGAGGAGCttacaaaaaaattgttACAAATCCATACGAAAGAGCataa
- a CDS encoding patatin-like phospholipase, putative, protein MKTPEFSLDSLKNNRKKKNKKLNYENWSAHYFLKLPIFVILMIVFSLNAFIYLLIRFFIYFFENTSFWMITKCKDFNFFVRKKKNADTSSSSNNNNNNKKKNNKCENEQPIVYKNEKDDSIFHIERLMNTCNNYDDYIKYAYSMDVLTGKTVHINENDDYINIYDVHLLKKTSESIQINLLNKDILLLLEDIKIATSPRIKGIFQEKYYCKTYSIPHLIVTEFINNVMNGLNFLENYIEQQKQMNINYKFSDEYLVIKKYFKDIFRQWGNTALFLSGGAILGLHHFGVLEVFLKSSINADYFNDYAKKLTMEQTKEEKLSRSSYTNDVSNDNNKKDIYKDCQDENKRNIISSSNNSREKKVSLEDFDKKKKKYMNNMKQEIKENIKNGPKNNCDDYNNQCDDYNNFHYDNSSSSNGSVYHSSICDEFNLFCTDRMVKLKEYNNMKDKKKPIKKLNTLCNNITTYNDSCNMNNKKVPIKEDGEVDFHKKDINMNPNDLKERKKKNILFDSLNSFYKCSEEPNKNENLPIRKNNTNDFVANFEDNILPQIICGTSAGSIVAAWICTRTNNELLDEFNINFIYNIVSCFSSENWFYSFFNIYKKGNFYDIDKIVKLIYNLYGDMTFLEAFIKTNLVLNITVTRAECENNNFSCDEDGHIVLNYMNSPNVLIYTAVLASCSFPYLLQPFKLLEKKYNKENVYRFMSIKELNNSKLILNSNTLYKNRILLKEDSDGLALSRSLESSDIKSEKTCNNADTWKNNYSNNNHYYNSNINLDDEHKNLNEPQPSILNNVHNYENKNSSCATIDTCMKEEYILSKTILENEFINKPINNKMNKDYIHNNGDVEFVGNKNDHILKNNDNEMVVASFFVSNNDLNSSGEKLKKKKKNNNNNNNNNNNNNNNNNNNNNNNINFPDQLHIHKGDKNDLIALKEDKNKKDKINNNEMNDYNKYDDNGDVDYDDLEEEDICINQVLRNEIGDGVILDKEKIKKRKKNNKDMASIEKKGTEITDSWENENMLIEKTYENGNSSKKYIDINEYRNINLLNEEYTIINSVQFKNMYFHDGSLKSDIPAHNLNQILSVKYKIVSQVNPHVFPFTGVRVHGEAGKPVKWRGSSGNWRAGFLMSSMEILFKENMRYILRLMALLDLSPTIRGLNAGSIAMQNYNGDITLHPKRLYLKHFKLISVSNYDDVEWYIQEGRQMTFQKLPLILNRMKIEKKLIKMKKCFF, encoded by the exons ATGAAAACTCCAGAGTTTAGTTTagattctttaaaaaataacagGAAGAAAAAGAACAAGAAGTTGAACTATGAAAATTGGAGTgcacattattttttaaagttgcctatatttgtaatattgatgattgtattttctttaaatgcctttatatatttattgattcgtttttttatatatttttttgaaaatacaTCCTTTTGGATGATAACAAAATGTAAagattttaattttttcgttcgaaagaagaaaaatgcAGATACATCATCTTCAtcgaataataataataataataagaagaagAACAACAAATGTGAGAATGAACAACCCAtagtttataaaaatgaaaaggatGATAGTATATTTCATATAGAGCGTTTAATGAATACatgtaataattatgatgattatataaaatatgcatATAGTATGGATGTGTTAACTGGAAAAACAGttcatataaatgaaaatgacgattatattaatatttatgatgtacatttattaaaaaaaacatctGAAAGTATacaaattaatttattaaataaagatattttattacttCTAGAAGATATAAAGATAGCTACTTCACCAAgaataaaaggaatatttcaagaaaaatattattgtaaAACTTATTCAATACCTCATTTGATTGTAAcagaatttattaataatgtaaTGAATGGattaaattttttagaaaattatatagaacAACAAAAGCAAATGAATATCAATTATAAGTTCTCAGATGAATATCTAgttatcaaaaaatattttaaagatatatttagACAATGGGGGAATACTGCATTGTTTTTAAGTGGCGGGGCCATTTTAGGTCTACATCATTTTGGAGTCTTAGAAGTGTTTTTAAAATCTTCAATAAATGCGGATTATTTTAATGACTACGCTAAGAAACTTACAATGGAGCAAACAAAGGAAGAAAAGTTATCTCGCAGTAGCTACACAAATGATGttagtaatgataataataagaaggaTATATATAAGGATTGTCAAGATgaaaacaaaagaaatattatatcaagCAGTAACAATAGTAGGGAGAAAAAAGTTTCACTAGAGGAttttgacaaaaaaaaaaaaaaatatatgaataatatgaaacaagaaataaaggaaaatataaaaaatggtCCCAAAAATAATTGTGATGATTATAACAACCAGTgtgatgattataataattttcattatgaTAATTCTTCATCTTCTAATGGTAGTGTCTATCATTCTTCCATATGCGATGAATTTAACCTTTTTTGCACAGATAGGATGGTAAAATTGAAAgagtataataatatgaaggaTAAGAAAAAACCAATAAAGAAATTGAACAcattatgtaataatataactaCTTATAATGATAGTtgtaatatgaataataaaaaggttCCTATTAAAGAAGATGGAGAGGTTGATTTTCATaagaaagatataaatatgaatccTAATGATttgaaagaaagaaagaaaaaaaatatattatttgatagtCTAAATagtttttataaatgttCTGAAGAACCTAATAAGAATGAGAATTTGCCTATTaggaaaaataatacaaacgATTTTGTTGCAAATTTTGAAGATAATATTTTGCCACAAATAATTTGTGGAACATCTGCTGGTAGTATTGTTGCAGCTTGGATTTGTACTAGAACAAATAACGAATTGTTAGatgaatttaatataaattttatttataatatcgtTTCTTGTTTTTCTTCAGAAAATTggttttattcattttttaatatttataaaaaagggAATTTTTATGATATCGATAAAATTGTTAaacttatttataatttatatggtGATATGACATTTCTTGAAgcttttataaaaacaaatttaGTTTTAAATATTACAGTTACTAGAGCAGAatgtgaaaataataattttagttGTGATGAAGATGGACATATAGTACTAAATTATATGAACTCTCCAaatgttttaatttatacGGCAGTTTTGGCTAGCTGCTCTTTTCCATATTTATTACAACCTTTCAAATTGTtagagaaaaaatataacaaagaAAATGTTTATAGATTTATGTCGATAAAGGAATTAAATAATAGCAAACTTATTTTGAATAGTAatactttatataaaaatcgAATTCTCTTAAAAGAAGATTCAGACGGATTAGCTCTATCAAGGAGTTTAGAAAGTTCAGATATTAAAAGTGAAAAAACATGTAATAATGCTGATACTtggaaaaataattatagtaataataatcattattataatagtaatatcaATTTGGATGATgaacataaaaatttaaatgaacCACAACCATccattttaaataatgtacataattatgaaaataaaaattcttcATGTGCAACCATTGATACTTGCATGAAggaagaatatattttaagtaAAACCATTTTGGAAaatgaatttattaataaaccaattaataataaaatgaataaggattatatacataataatggAGATGTCGAATTTGTAGGAAACAAAAATgatcatattttaaaaaataatgataatgaaatgGTAGTAGCTAGCTTTTTTGTATCAAATAATGACCTGAACAGTTCAGGAgaaaagttaaaaaaaaaaaaaaaaaacaataacaacaataataataacaataataataacaacaataataataataacaataataataataatataaattttccaGATCAATTACATATTCATAAGGgagataaaaatgatttgATTGCTTTGAAAGaagataagaataaaaaggataagattaataataatgagatgaatgattataataaatatgatgataatggtGATGTGGATTATGATGATTTGGAAGAAGaagatatatgtataaatcaAGTATTAAGAAATGAAATTGGTGATGGTGTTATATtggataaagaaaaaataaagaagagaaaaaaaaataataaagatatggCAAGTATAGAAAAAAAGGGAACTGAAATAACAGATAGTTGGGAGAATGAAAATATGTTAATTGAAAAAACATATGAAAATGGTAATTcgagtaaaaaatatatagatattaatgaatataggaatataaatttattgaaTGAAGAGTATACTATAATAAATAGTGtacaatttaaaaatatgtattttcaTGATGGTTCATTGAAAAGTGATATACCTGCACATAATTTAAATCAGATATTATCAgtcaaatataaaattgtttCTCAAGTTAATCCACACGTATTTCCATTTACTGGAGTACGTGTTCATGGTGAGGCTGGTAAGCCAGTCAAATGGAGAGGAAGTTCTGGCAATTGGAGAGCAGGTTTTTTAATGTCATCTATGGAAATcttatttaaagaaaatatgagatatatattaagacTAATGGCTTTACTTGATTTATCTCCAACCATAAGAGGATTAAATGCTGGATCGATAGCTATGCag aattaTAATGGAGATATAACGTTACATCCGAAGAGACtttatttaaaacattttaaattaattagTGTTTCTAATTATGACGATGTTGAATGGTATATACAAGAAGGTAGACAAATGACTTTTCAAAAATTGCCATTAATTTTGAACAGAATGAAAATTGAAAAGaaattgataaaaatgaaaaaatgttttttttaa